A DNA window from Zingiber officinale cultivar Zhangliang chromosome 3A, Zo_v1.1, whole genome shotgun sequence contains the following coding sequences:
- the LOC122053447 gene encoding transcription repressor OFP8-like — MESSSKLKQRLSRLFRAACKPSTSSVHHTAVDPAFVATVDCGGCRPAAAQVCERQSRGKKERRVRETGGYYETGQWEGSTCPPASPASPSKSSFPAYYYYCIHGDDTKRPELCPSRSKATKKRSTVRLRSNAYGFTSSSSTETDDDGRQGDGFFSSEEREASTTTTFFSSRSLSSDSSEFYASAKKSKKPAAQQRSRRRGSNRREASYWPPGGCKGGCKEGFRPLVASIDDCKKKKKKKEKDEKGGGFAVTKRSKDPYSDFRTSMVEMMMERQMFGAQELERLLHSYLALNSSHLHPLILQAFSDIWLLLFAQ, encoded by the coding sequence ATGGAGAGCAGCAGCAAGCTGAAGCAGCGCCTCTCTCGCTTGTTCCGCGCCGCCTGCAAGCCGTCCACCTCATCCGTCCACCACACCGCCGTCGACCCGGCTTTTGTGGCCACCGTGGACTGCGGCGGCTGCCGTCCGGCAGCGGCGCAGGTGTGCGAGAGGCAGAGCCGGGGGAAGAAGGAGAGGCGCGTCAGGGAGACGGGCGGGTACTACGAGACCGGCCAGTGGGAGGGCAGTACGTGCCCTCCGGCCTCCCCGGCCTCCCCTTCCAAGTCCTCCTTCCCCGCCTACTACTACTATTGCATCCACGGCGACGACACCAAACGGCCGGAGCTATGCCCTTCGAGGTCAAAAGCAACGAAGAAGAGAAGCACGGTGCGGCTTCGGTCCAACGCGTACGGATTCACCAGCTCTTCGTCGACGGAAACCGACGACGACGGCCGTCAGGGTGACGGATTCTTCAGTAGCGAAGAGAGGGAAGCGTCGACCACGACGACGTTCTTCTCCTCCAGGAGCCTCTCCTCCGACTCCTCCGAGTTCTACGCGTCCGCCAAGAAGAGCAAGAAGCCCGCGGCGCAGCAGCGGAGTCGCCGGCGAGGGAGTAACCGCCGCGAAGCTTCATATTGGCCGCCGGGCGGGTGCAAGGGCGGATGCAAGGAAGGTTTCCGGCCGCTGGTCGCCTCCATCGACGactgcaagaagaagaagaagaagaaggaaaaggacgAGAAGGGAGGCGGATTCGCAGTGACGAAGCGGTCCAAGGACCCATACAGCGACTTCCGTACGTCGATGGTGGAGATGATGATGGAGCGGCAGATGTTCGGAGCGCAGGAGCTGGAGCGCTTGCTGCACTCCTACTTGGCCCTGAATTCTTCGCACCTGCATCCGCTGATCCTGCAAGCCTTCTCCGACATATGGCTACTTCTCTTTGCTCAATGA
- the LOC122050960 gene encoding mitochondrial import inner membrane translocase subunit TIM17-2-like — MGTPEISREPCPDRILDDVGSAFGMGAVGGSAFHFIKGLYNSPNGERLVGGAQAVRMNAPRVGGSFAVWGGLFSTFDCSMVYLRQKEDPWNSILAGAATGGFLQMRQGPGPAARSALFGGVLLALIEGAGIMLNRVLSSPQYLPALEDPNVSALPPNIAAAAPTSGFQHMAYKHDSPGSTSSSSSTSSSSSWFGGFFGGGKKHDDIEAKRGGSKTEVLESFDTPSTPAPKFEYN, encoded by the coding sequence ATGGGCACGCCGGAGATATCACGGGAGCCCTGCCCTGACCGTATTTTGGATGACGTCGGCAGCGCGTTCGGCATGGGCGCGGTTGGTGGCTCCGCCTTCCACTTCATCAAGGGTCTATACAACTCCCCCAACGGGGAGCGCCTTGTCGGAGGTGCCCAGGCCGTCCGCATGAACGCTCCACGCGTCGGAGGTAGCTTCGCCGTCTGGGGCGGCcttttctccaccttcgattgttCCATGGTCTATCTCCGCCAGAAGGAGGACCCATGGAACTCCATCCTTGCCGGCGCCGCCACCGGCGGGTTCCTCCAGATGCGCCAGGGCCCAGGCCCTGCTGCTCGGTCTGCCCTCTTTGGTGGCGTCCTCCTCGCCCTCATTGAAGGTGCCGGCATCATGCTCAACCGCGTCCTCAGTTCCCCCCAGTATCTGCCTGCCTTGGAGGACCCCAATGTCTCCGCTCTCCCTCCCAACATTGCTGCCGCTGCCCCTACCTCGGGGTTCCAGCACATGGCCTATAAACACGATTCCCCTGGCAgcacttcttcctcctcttcaacATCGTCTTCTTCATCCTGGTTTGGAGGATTTTTTGGTGgtggtaaaaagcatgatgaTATTGAAGCTAAAAGGGGAGGCAGTAAGACAGAGGTGTTGGAGAGCTTTGACACACCAAGCACGCCAGCTCCAAAGTTTGAGTACAACTAA
- the LOC122050959 gene encoding peroxisome biogenesis protein 2-like has product MPFDRDPLVPVSLSPSSSSSLPSLRSDPPPESSWVEEYRRSFARWKSLRDSTQLPIQLAVSRVNQFDAARLDVEMSAMLKEQLVKVFSLMKPGFLFQYEPELDAFLEFLIWRFSIWVDKPTPGNALMNLRYRDERAVPAGGKEVRTGLEGPGLSVSQKLWYCITTVGGQYIWSRVQSFSAFRRWGDSEQRSLARRAWILLQHIEGLYKVASFSNMLVFLYSGRYRSIIERVLRARLIYESPNMNRAVSFEYMNRQLVLNEFSEMLLLLLPLLNSSSARRLLPFSKDKSSSSSSNETVCPICESDPAIPFIALPCQHRFCYYCLRTRCSAVNSYRCARCNEPVAAIQRYGASEIRTSTQGESKEIYK; this is encoded by the exons ATGCCTTTCGACAGGGATCCTCTGGTTCCCGTTTCCCTCTcaccttcctcctcttcttctctgccGTCTCTGAGGTCGGATCCTCCGCCGGAGAGTTCCTGGGTCGAGGAGTACCGCCGATCGTTCGCCCGGTGGAAGTCCTTGCGGGATTCTACTCAG CTTCCTATACAGCTTGCTGTATCGAGGGTTAATCAGTTTGATGCAGCGCGATTAGATGTGGAGATGTCGGCCATGctgaaggagcagcttgtcaaagTCTTCTCCTTGATGAAG CCAGGATTTCTATTTCAATATGAGCCGGAACTAGATGCTTTCCTGGAGTTCCTGATTTGGAGATTCTCTATTTGGGTCGATAAGCCCACGCCAGGGAATGCACTCATGAACCTTAGATACAGAGATGAACGCGCTGTTCCTGCTGGTGGCAAAGAAG TCAGAACTGGGCTAGAAGGTCCTGGGCTTTCTGTTTCTCAAAAGCTCTGGTATTGCATTACCACTGTTGGTGGGCAATATATATGGTCTCGTGTACAATCATTCTCAGCTTTTCGCAGATGGGGTGATTCTGAACAG AGGTCATTGGCACGCCGAGCCTGGATTTTATTACAACACATTGAGGGGTTATACAAAGTTGCCTCCTTTAGCaacatgctagtttttctttattCTGGAAG GTACAGAAGTATCATTGAAAGGGTCCTTAGAGCAAGGCTCATATATGAGAGTCCTAACATGAATCGTGCTGTTAGCTTTGAGTACATGAATCGACAGTTGGTGTTGAATGAATTCTCG GAGATGTTGCTCTTGCTTCTCCCTCTATTAAATTCTTCGTCTGCTAGAAGACTTCTTCCATTCTCCAAAGATAAGTCATCAAGTTCATCGAGTAATGAAACCGTCTGCCCCATCTGCGAATCAGATCCTGCAATTCCTTTTATTGCACTTCCTTGTCAACACAG ATTTTGCTATTACTGCCTCCGCACCCGCTGTTCTGCCGTCAATTCATACCGTTGTGCCCGTTGCAATGAACCTGTCGCTGCTATTCAACGATACGGGGCTAGTGAGATCAGAACATCCACACAAGGCGAAAGCAAAGAAATCTACAAATAA